Genomic segment of Helicobacter sp. 12S02232-10:
AAATGCTGGTATCGCATTCCCCACCACGATGACGACACTTGAAACGATATCAAATTTAGTGCCATTATGACGAGCCTTAAAAATTCCAAGCGGAATAGAAATCAAATAAATTAAAATCGTGCTAAAAACTCCCAAAGAAATCGAAACAGGAAGCTTTTCCCCAATCAAATCAATAACGCTAATTTGACGATAAAAACTCTGCCCAAAATCAAAACTCAAATAATTTTTTATCATTAAAATATAACGTTCCCAAACGGGTTTATCAAAACCATAAAGTTTGCGCAAAGAAACAAGTAAATCTTCATCCATTCCTTGTGCGCCTTTATAAACACTATTCCCGACGCTCCCACTACGCACTTCAGCACTAGAACCAACTTTTTCAATCTTTGCCATCATTTGCTCAACCGGACCTCCAGGTGCCATTTGAATGATAAAAAAATTAATTGTAATGATTCCAAATAGCGTAGGAATGATGAGCAAAAGCCGTTTCAAAATATAATGCAACACGTCTTAAGGCTCCTTTGGCTGATTTTGAAGATTTTTATCCCACCATAAATACTGAGAAAATCCATATTTTGGACTAACAGAAGGCATTTGAATCTTATTCCAATATGCAATCCGAAAATCAGGCAAATAAAAATGTGGGATCACATAAAATCCCCACAATAACACCCTATCCAAAGCCCGAGTAAGTTCAATTTGTTCTGATCTGTCTTTGGCTTTAATCAAAAGCTTTATCAAATCATCTACCACAGGATCAGAAACCCCTGCATAATTCTTACTGCCAAAAGTCTTTGCGCTTTGGCTTCCCCAAAAATACCTCTGCTCATTGCCAGGAAAAAGTGATTGACCAATAACAGCTACAATCATATCATAATCAAAGTCGCGCAAGCGATTGATGTATTGACTCAAATCCACACGTTGGATTTTCATTTCAATGCCCAAAACTTTCAAATTCTGTGCATAAGCTAATGCTAAGCGCTCAAAAGCAAGATTATCTAAAAGTAAGGTAAAGACAAAAGGTTTGCCTGTTTTTACATTGATAAGACGATTATTTTTGACTTTCCAACCAGCTTCTTCAAGAAGTTTTTGGGCATATTTAAGATTTTCCCGTCTGTTTTCCCCTACAACCTTATCTCCATCTGTACTAGGGATTACATAAGGTGTGCTAAAAATCTTTGGAGCAGAAGTCTTTAGCTCTTTTTGATATTGTTTCAAAATATCAAGCTCACGCCCTTTTGGAACACCAAAAGAAGCAAAAACAGAATTATTAAAATAACTACTTGTTCTTTTGTATTGGGAGAAAAAAAGATTCTTATTACTCCATTCAAAATCAAACGCATAAAATAAGGCTTCCCTGACCCGAATATCTTTAAAAATATTTCTACGCGTATTAAAGAAAAAACCTTGCATTCCACTAGGTAAATAATGCCTGAGGGAAATTTTTTTTATCTCTCCAGAGCTTAGGGCTTTTCCTGTATAACCCCTTGCCCAAACTTTCGCACTTGTCTCAATACGCCAATCATATGCACCGCTTAAAAATGCTCGCAAAGCCACTGTATCATCTTTATAATATTCATAAACAGACGTATCAAAATTAAATTGCCCCACGCGCGAAGGCAAATCTTTTGCCCAATAGTTTTTATCCCGTTCATAAACGATTTTTTTACCAACATCAAAGGACTTGACTTTGTAAGGACCACTACCCACAGGTAGAAGCAACGGATTTTTCCCAAAAGGATTTTTTTCATAATAATGCTTGGGTAAAATCTGAAGCTGTCCCAAAATCAAAGGAAGTTCGCGATTTTTATTGGTTCTAAAGATAAATTTTATGCGATTTTTATCCAAAACTACAGCTTCTTTTATATCAGCATAATATTGTTTAAAAACAGGCGAACCCTGTTGCATTAAAATATCAAAACTAAATTTCACGTCTGAGGCTTCAACGCTTTTACCATCGCTAAACTTTGCGCGTTTATCAATATGGAAAATAACAAAAGAATTATCTTTAGCTACCTCAATATCATCAGCAATTAGGGCATATTCAGCATAAGGCTCATCAAGACTTTGCACTAAAAGCGTATCATAGACCAATTCCAAGCCATCTGCAGGTGTGCCTTTGATAATAAAAGGATTGAGACTATCAAATGTTCCTAGAGAATAATTTTTGATACTCCCGCCTTTAGGGGCAAGTGGATTGACATAATCAAAATGCTTCAAATGAGGATACTTGGCTTTTTCACCTAAAGAAATATAAGAGCTTCCAAAAGCAAAAATGCCCGTCAATAAAAAAATCACAATGGTTTTAAAAATTCGCATTCTTATCTCAAAAAATTTTATAAAATATTTTAACAAAATAAAATCAACGAGTGATAAAAAATTGATAATACATATTGTGTTATTTACTTTATCGCTATATAATTTTTTTTAGTTTTAATGCATATCTGACATAAACTAAAGTGCATAGTTTAGATTAAAACCGATAAAAATTTACATCATCAAAGGAATAAAATGATTTTAACAGGTTTAATTTGTGGCATTCTGCTTGGTTTTGTCCTTCAAAGAGGACGTTTTTGTATGGTTGGTGCGTATCGGGATTTGATACTGAATAAAAAAACTACTGTCTTTTTGGCGATTTTTATTGCTATCACGATCCAAAGCATAGGAATTTTTATGCTTCAAGACGCTAATATTATACATCTCAATTATAAGCCTTTTTTCTGGCTTGGAACAATCATTGGTGGCATTATTTTTGGCTTTGGAATGGTACTTGCCGGAGGATGTGCTACAGGGACGTGGTATCGTGCAGGAGAAGGACTTATCGGGAGTTATATCGCTCTTTTTGGGTATATGTTTGGAGCTGCAATGACAAAATTTGGGATTTTACAACCTCTTAATAACAATATTAAATCCTATCATTTTCAAGATGCAACTTTATATCAAACCTTTGATATTTCACCTTGGATACTTGTTGGAATTCTGCTTTTAATAGTCGGATTTTTTACCTATAAAGAACTCAAAAAGCCAAAACGAAAAATTGCTACGCTAAAACCAAAAAAATCAGG
This window contains:
- a CDS encoding extracellular solute-binding protein, giving the protein MRIFKTIVIFLLTGIFAFGSSYISLGEKAKYPHLKHFDYVNPLAPKGGSIKNYSLGTFDSLNPFIIKGTPADGLELVYDTLLVQSLDEPYAEYALIADDIEVAKDNSFVIFHIDKRAKFSDGKSVEASDVKFSFDILMQQGSPVFKQYYADIKEAVVLDKNRIKFIFRTNKNRELPLILGQLQILPKHYYEKNPFGKNPLLLPVGSGPYKVKSFDVGKKIVYERDKNYWAKDLPSRVGQFNFDTSVYEYYKDDTVALRAFLSGAYDWRIETSAKVWARGYTGKALSSGEIKKISLRHYLPSGMQGFFFNTRRNIFKDIRVREALFYAFDFEWSNKNLFFSQYKRTSSYFNNSVFASFGVPKGRELDILKQYQKELKTSAPKIFSTPYVIPSTDGDKVVGENRRENLKYAQKLLEEAGWKVKNNRLINVKTGKPFVFTLLLDNLAFERLALAYAQNLKVLGIEMKIQRVDLSQYINRLRDFDYDMIVAVIGQSLFPGNEQRYFWGSQSAKTFGSKNYAGVSDPVVDDLIKLLIKAKDRSEQIELTRALDRVLLWGFYVIPHFYLPDFRIAYWNKIQMPSVSPKYGFSQYLWWDKNLQNQPKEP
- a CDS encoding YeeE/YedE family protein; amino-acid sequence: MLTGLICGILLGFVLQRGRFCMVGAYRDLILNKKTTVFLAIFIAITIQSIGIFMLQDANIIHLNYKPFFWLGTIIGGIIFGFGMVLAGGCATGTWYRAGEGLIGSYIALFGYMFGAAMTKFGILQPLNNNIKSYHFQDATLYQTFDISPWILVGILLLIVGFFTYKELKKPKRKIATLKPKKSGLSHWLFEKPWHPFVTAILVGLIAILAWPLSYQSGREFGLGITTPSANLIGFLVTGKIDYIDWGVFLVLGIFIGSFIGAKGANEFKFRLPDKKTLGLNLFGGLLMGFGASLAGGCTIGNGLVNTAIFSYQGWVAVIFFLIGAWAATYLTIIRPNQNALIK